In Pseudomonas saudiphocaensis, one DNA window encodes the following:
- a CDS encoding malic enzyme-like NAD(P)-binding protein produces MTDLKTAALEYHSQPRPGKLSVELTKPTATARDLALAYSPGVAEPVREIGRDPELAYRYTGKGNLVAVISDGTAILGLGNLGPLASKPVMEGKGVLFKRFAGVDVFDIEVDAESPQAFIDTVKRISITFGGINLEDIKAPECFDIERALIEQCNIPVFHDDQHGTAIVTAAGMLNALEIAGKSLEEAKIVCMGAGAAATSCMKLLVSMGAQIQNIFMIDRKGVVHAGRDDLNQYKAVFAHETDKRTLEDALDGADVFVGLSGANLLSPEGLNRMAANPVVFACSNPDPEISPELAHATRSDVIMATGRSDYPNQVNNVLGFPFIFRGALDVRATRINEEMKIAAAHALRDLAKLPVPEEVCAAYGLSNLEFGREYIIPKPMDPRLITLVSDAVARAAIDSGVATLPYPAHYPLKSVADVFGN; encoded by the coding sequence ATGACTGACCTGAAAACCGCCGCGCTCGAATACCATTCGCAACCCCGTCCGGGAAAGCTGAGCGTCGAGCTGACCAAGCCAACTGCCACCGCTCGCGATCTGGCCCTGGCCTATAGCCCAGGCGTTGCCGAGCCGGTACGCGAAATTGGCCGCGACCCCGAACTGGCTTACCGCTACACCGGCAAAGGCAACCTTGTGGCCGTGATTTCCGACGGTACTGCCATTCTTGGCCTGGGCAACCTCGGCCCGCTGGCCTCCAAGCCGGTAATGGAAGGTAAAGGCGTACTGTTCAAGCGCTTCGCCGGTGTCGATGTATTCGACATCGAAGTGGACGCAGAGAGCCCTCAAGCCTTTATCGATACGGTCAAGCGCATCTCCATCACCTTCGGCGGCATCAACCTCGAGGACATCAAGGCGCCCGAGTGCTTCGACATCGAGCGCGCGCTGATCGAGCAGTGCAATATCCCGGTATTCCATGATGACCAGCACGGCACCGCGATCGTGACCGCGGCTGGCATGCTCAACGCACTGGAAATTGCCGGCAAGTCTCTGGAAGAGGCAAAAATCGTTTGCATGGGCGCCGGTGCGGCGGCCACTTCCTGCATGAAGCTGCTGGTTAGCATGGGTGCACAGATCCAGAATATCTTCATGATCGACCGCAAGGGCGTGGTGCATGCCGGGCGTGACGATCTGAACCAGTACAAGGCTGTGTTCGCACACGAAACCGACAAGCGCACTCTGGAAGACGCCCTCGACGGCGCGGATGTTTTCGTTGGCCTGTCTGGCGCCAACCTGTTGAGCCCCGAAGGCCTCAACCGCATGGCAGCCAATCCGGTGGTGTTCGCCTGCTCCAACCCCGATCCTGAAATCAGCCCGGAGCTGGCCCATGCGACCCGTTCCGACGTGATCATGGCCACCGGGCGTTCGGACTACCCGAACCAGGTCAACAACGTGCTGGGCTTCCCCTTCATCTTCCGCGGTGCGCTCGACGTGCGTGCTACCCGTATCAACGAAGAGATGAAGATCGCCGCCGCTCACGCGTTGCGTGATTTGGCCAAACTGCCGGTTCCGGAAGAAGTTTGCGCAGCCTATGGGCTTAGCAACCTGGAGTTTGGTCGCGAGTACATCATTCCCAAGCCGATGGACCCGCGACTGATCACCCTGGTGTCTGATGCCGTAGCCAGGGCTGCGATCGACAGTGGCGTGGCGACTCTGCCATACCCTGCGCACTATCCGCTCAAATCCGTCGCGGACGTCTTCGGCAACTGA
- a CDS encoding penicillin-binding protein 1A — MRFLKFFLWSCLAIFCGLLLSLSGAFLYLSPNLPSVDSLRSIQLQIPLRIYSSDEKLIAEYGEMRRSPIAFNQIPRDFINALLAAEDDNFANHYGVEVSSLMRAATQLLKTGQIQTGGSTITMQVAKNYFLTSERSFSRKINEILLALQIERELSKDEIFELYVNKIYLGHRAYGIEAAAQVYYGKSINELNLAQLAMIAGLPKAPSAFNPLTNPARAKERRDWILGRMYRLGTIDEARFQQALAEEVDAAYHGASPELEAPYIAEMARAEMVGRFGSDAYTEGFRVYTTTTSERQIAANQAVTQGLIEYDQRHGYRGPEAKLANTPRESWPQELSRYRGLSGILPAVVTQVGKDSITALLRDGSEYSIAWDSIKWARPFINTNSLGPQPKSPADVVAPGDVIRVRFVDGVAQFSQIPQAQAALVSLDPIDGSIEALVGGFSFGQSNYNRAVQAKRQPGSSFKPFIYSAALDAGFTAATLVNDSPIVFVEEGMDRVWRPRNDTNTFLGPIRLREALYKSRNLVSIRLLQTLGMAYTIDYIKRFGFKPEDLSPNLSLALGTATLTPMEITVGWTAFANGGYKVEPYLIERIEDRDGKVIFTANPPRVPNNGQPSLPSDEAVVETFAQNDKPLDSDAEPEQLPRDAEQIIDERTAYIMTSMLQDVIKRGTGRRALAMGRADIAGKTGTTNESKDSWFSGYNADIVTSVWAGFDQPQTLGRREYGGTVALPIWMKYMGAVLEGMPEHAPAEPAGILALRIDPASGRAAPPGTPDAYFELFRSEDSPPDMDELDPSSPIPGTPLPASEAAPLDLF; from the coding sequence ATGCGTTTCCTGAAGTTTTTCCTCTGGTCGTGCCTGGCTATTTTCTGCGGACTTTTGCTGAGTCTCAGCGGCGCCTTTCTCTACCTCAGCCCCAACCTGCCTTCGGTCGATTCGCTACGCAGCATACAGTTGCAGATACCGCTGCGTATCTACAGCAGCGATGAAAAACTGATTGCCGAGTATGGCGAAATGCGCCGCTCACCCATTGCCTTCAATCAAATCCCCAGGGATTTCATTAATGCACTGCTGGCTGCCGAGGACGACAACTTCGCGAATCATTATGGCGTCGAAGTTTCCAGCCTGATGCGCGCTGCCACGCAATTATTGAAAACCGGCCAGATTCAAACTGGCGGCAGCACCATCACCATGCAGGTTGCAAAGAATTACTTCCTGACCAGCGAGCGCAGCTTCTCGCGCAAGATCAACGAGATTCTTCTCGCCCTGCAGATCGAGCGCGAGCTGAGCAAGGACGAAATCTTCGAGCTGTACGTCAACAAGATCTATCTGGGCCACCGGGCTTACGGCATCGAAGCGGCCGCCCAAGTCTACTATGGCAAGTCGATTAATGAATTGAACCTGGCGCAGCTGGCCATGATCGCCGGACTGCCAAAGGCTCCGTCAGCCTTCAACCCGCTGACCAATCCAGCGCGTGCCAAGGAACGACGCGACTGGATTCTGGGCCGCATGTACCGGCTCGGTACCATTGATGAAGCCCGCTTCCAGCAGGCCTTGGCCGAGGAAGTGGATGCGGCCTATCACGGTGCTTCGCCTGAGCTCGAGGCGCCCTATATTGCCGAGATGGCTCGAGCCGAAATGGTTGGCCGCTTCGGCAGCGATGCCTATACAGAAGGCTTTCGCGTCTACACCACCACCACCAGCGAGCGGCAGATTGCTGCCAACCAGGCCGTGACCCAGGGCCTGATCGAGTACGACCAGCGCCACGGCTATCGCGGGCCTGAAGCCAAGCTGGCCAATACTCCTCGGGAGAGCTGGCCACAGGAACTAAGCCGCTACCGCGGCCTGTCGGGAATCCTGCCCGCGGTTGTCACTCAGGTGGGTAAGGATTCCATCACCGCGCTCCTGCGTGACGGCAGCGAATACAGCATCGCCTGGGACAGCATCAAATGGGCGCGCCCGTTCATCAACACCAACAGTCTGGGGCCGCAACCCAAAAGCCCGGCCGATGTGGTTGCGCCCGGCGACGTTATTCGCGTCCGCTTCGTCGATGGCGTCGCACAGTTCAGTCAGATCCCTCAGGCCCAGGCAGCCCTGGTATCCCTGGACCCCATAGATGGCTCCATCGAGGCACTGGTTGGCGGCTTCTCCTTCGGACAAAGCAACTACAACCGCGCCGTCCAGGCTAAGCGCCAGCCAGGCTCCAGCTTCAAGCCCTTCATCTATAGTGCAGCGCTGGATGCGGGCTTTACCGCTGCCACACTGGTCAACGACTCACCTATCGTCTTCGTCGAAGAGGGTATGGACCGCGTCTGGCGCCCTAGAAACGACACCAACACCTTCCTCGGACCAATCCGCCTCCGTGAAGCCCTGTACAAATCACGCAACCTGGTCTCGATTCGGCTGCTGCAAACCCTCGGCATGGCCTACACCATCGATTACATAAAACGCTTCGGCTTCAAGCCTGAAGACCTGTCGCCGAACCTTTCGCTGGCGCTCGGTACAGCAACCCTGACCCCCATGGAGATCACCGTCGGCTGGACTGCCTTCGCCAACGGCGGTTACAAGGTTGAGCCCTACCTCATCGAGCGCATCGAAGACCGCGACGGCAAGGTGATATTCACCGCAAACCCACCGCGGGTTCCGAACAACGGACAGCCCTCACTGCCGAGCGACGAAGCCGTTGTCGAGACCTTCGCCCAGAACGACAAGCCCCTCGATAGCGATGCCGAGCCCGAACAACTGCCGCGCGACGCCGAACAGATCATCGACGAACGCACCGCCTACATCATGACCAGCATGCTGCAGGACGTTATCAAGCGCGGTACCGGCCGCAGAGCTCTGGCGATGGGTCGTGCCGATATTGCCGGCAAGACCGGCACCACCAACGAGTCCAAGGACAGCTGGTTCTCCGGCTACAACGCCGACATCGTGACATCCGTCTGGGCAGGCTTCGACCAGCCGCAAACTCTGGGACGGCGCGAATACGGCGGCACCGTGGCTTTGCCGATCTGGATGAAATACATGGGTGCGGTGCTCGAAGGCATGCCCGAGCACGCCCCCGCCGAGCCGGCCGGAATTCTCGCGCTGCGTATCGACCCAGCCAGCGGGCGCGCCGCCCCTCCCGGCACTCCGGACGCCTATTTCGAACTGTTCCGCAGCGAAGATTCACCGCCAGATATGGACGAACTGGATCCCTCAAGCCCGATCCCTGGCACCCCGCTGCCAGCTAGCGAAGCGGCTCCTCTGGATCTGTTCTGA
- a CDS encoding pilus assembly protein PilM, whose translation MLGLFTKKANTLLGIDISSTSVKLIELSRSGSRYRVESYAVEPLPPNAVVEKNIVELEGVGQALNRLLAKAKAGSKTAAVAVSGSAVITKTIEMEAGLNDEELENQLKIEADQYIPYPLEEVAIDFEVQGPAARAPGRVEVLLAACRKENVEIREAALALAGLTAKVVDVEAYALERAYGLLSSQLGSGHDELTVALVDIGATMTTLSVLHNGRTIYTREQLFGGRQLTEEIQRRYGLSVEEAGLAKKQGGLPDDYDSEVLQPFKDAVVQQVSRSLQFFFAAGQFHDVDYILLAGGTASIPGLDRLIQQKIGTQTLVANPFADMALSSKVNAGALASDAPSLMIACGLAMRSFD comes from the coding sequence GTGCTAGGGCTCTTCACGAAGAAAGCGAACACGCTGCTTGGGATCGACATCAGTTCGACGTCGGTAAAGCTCATAGAATTAAGCCGTTCGGGCTCCCGTTACCGGGTCGAGTCCTATGCTGTCGAGCCACTGCCGCCAAATGCCGTGGTGGAAAAGAACATCGTGGAACTGGAAGGTGTGGGGCAGGCACTGAACCGTCTGCTGGCCAAAGCCAAGGCGGGGAGCAAGACTGCCGCTGTTGCGGTATCCGGTTCCGCTGTCATCACCAAGACCATCGAAATGGAAGCTGGGCTGAACGACGAGGAGTTGGAAAACCAGCTAAAGATCGAGGCTGACCAGTACATTCCCTATCCCCTGGAAGAAGTCGCAATCGACTTTGAGGTCCAGGGGCCGGCTGCGCGCGCGCCGGGGCGTGTCGAGGTGCTTCTGGCCGCATGCCGCAAGGAGAACGTAGAGATTCGTGAGGCAGCGCTGGCGCTGGCAGGGCTGACTGCGAAGGTGGTTGATGTGGAGGCCTACGCCCTCGAGCGTGCCTATGGGCTGCTGTCGTCGCAGCTAGGCAGTGGCCACGATGAACTCACCGTCGCGCTGGTTGATATCGGCGCCACCATGACCACGCTGAGCGTCCTGCACAACGGTCGCACCATCTATACCCGCGAGCAGCTTTTCGGAGGGCGTCAGCTGACCGAAGAGATCCAGCGTCGCTATGGCCTGTCCGTGGAAGAAGCTGGGCTGGCGAAGAAACAAGGTGGTCTTCCGGATGACTACGACAGCGAGGTGTTGCAACCGTTCAAGGATGCGGTCGTGCAACAGGTATCGCGCTCGCTGCAGTTTTTCTTTGCTGCGGGCCAGTTCCATGATGTCGATTACATCCTGCTAGCAGGCGGCACTGCCTCCATTCCCGGGCTCGACCGGTTGATTCAGCAAAAGATCGGAACGCAAACCCTGGTTGCCAACCCCTTTGCCGACATGGCCTTGAGCAGCAAGGTCAACGCCGGTGCGCTGGCCAGTGATGCGCCGTCCCTGATGATTGCCTGTGGGCTGGCGATGAGGAGTTTCGACTGA
- the pilN gene encoding type 4a pilus biogenesis protein PilN translates to MAQINLLPWREQLREERKQRFLVSLLGVLIVGGGLVFLAGQYLTNSIEQQNARNDFVRKEIAVLDARISEIKELRERRQQLLERMKIIQDLQGNRPIIGRVFDQLVRTLPDGVYFTDLKMTGKNIAIVGAAESNNRVSNLMRNLDGSDWLEAPNLNEVKAVTAGAVDQENVFQLTVQQTQPAVDAEGGRP, encoded by the coding sequence ATGGCTCAGATCAACCTTCTGCCCTGGCGTGAACAGCTGCGTGAAGAGCGCAAGCAGCGCTTTCTGGTCTCTCTGCTTGGCGTGCTGATCGTAGGTGGGGGGCTGGTATTCCTTGCCGGTCAATACCTGACCAACTCCATCGAACAGCAGAATGCGCGCAACGACTTTGTTCGCAAAGAAATTGCGGTGTTGGATGCACGCATTTCTGAAATCAAGGAATTGCGAGAGCGTCGGCAGCAATTGCTTGAGCGTATGAAGATCATTCAGGACCTGCAGGGTAACCGGCCCATCATCGGTCGAGTGTTTGACCAGCTGGTAAGGACCTTGCCCGACGGTGTGTATTTCACGGACTTGAAGATGACAGGCAAGAACATCGCCATTGTCGGCGCAGCGGAATCCAACAACAGGGTTTCCAACCTGATGCGTAATCTGGATGGCTCAGATTGGCTCGAGGCGCCGAACCTGAACGAGGTAAAGGCCGTCACTGCTGGCGCCGTGGATCAGGAAAACGTCTTCCAGCTTACGGTCCAGCAAACTCAACCGGCTGTCGACGCTGAAGGAGGCAGACCATGA
- the pilO gene encoding type 4a pilus biogenesis protein PilO — MSLASSLESLRSVDLSELDMNNLGSWPAAVKVITGILLMALVLGGGYYFYLSDMQANLEQQKAQEETLKQQFSTKAFQAANLEAYKEQMVEMEASFGALLRQLPSDTEVPGLLEDITRTGLGSGLEFEEIKLQPEVIQQFYIELPIQIKVVGSYHDLATFVSGVSSLPRIVTLHDFEIKPESKESSSKLRMSILAKTYRYNDKGLQK, encoded by the coding sequence ATGAGTTTGGCAAGCTCCCTGGAAAGTCTGCGTAGCGTTGACCTGTCCGAACTGGACATGAACAACCTCGGCTCCTGGCCGGCGGCAGTCAAGGTCATTACGGGAATCCTGCTGATGGCTCTGGTGCTGGGAGGAGGTTATTACTTCTATCTCAGCGATATGCAGGCCAACCTGGAGCAGCAAAAAGCGCAGGAAGAGACGCTCAAGCAACAATTTTCCACCAAGGCGTTTCAGGCGGCGAACCTGGAGGCCTACAAGGAACAGATGGTCGAGATGGAGGCCTCGTTCGGTGCCCTGCTTCGTCAGTTGCCAAGCGATACCGAAGTGCCGGGCCTGCTCGAGGACATCACCCGTACCGGCTTGGGCAGTGGGCTGGAGTTCGAGGAAATCAAGCTGCAGCCGGAAGTTATCCAGCAGTTCTATATCGAACTGCCGATACAGATCAAAGTAGTAGGTTCCTATCACGACCTGGCGACGTTTGTCAGTGGCGTATCGAGCCTGCCGCGGATCGTCACGCTGCATGATTTCGAGATCAAGCCCGAGAGCAAGGAGTCCTCATCCAAACTGCGCATGAGCATTCTGGCCAAGACTTATCGCTATAACGACAAGGGGCTGCAGAAATGA
- the pilP gene encoding type 4a pilus biogenesis lipoprotein PilP translates to MKGARLVVLGLSLGLLSGCGVSNDFDDLRRYMDEVRAKPKGTIEPLPAFVPYEAFTYSAASLRHPFQPPMKIDLAQRQKGSKDIQPDETRVKQFLEGFNIENFIMVGTLTNDAGKYALIRGGEGVHRVKVGDYLGRNHGRIVEVSEAEVNVLEIVPDGEGGWLERPRSLTLKERS, encoded by the coding sequence ATGAAAGGAGCCCGTCTTGTTGTGCTGGGCTTGAGCCTGGGGTTGCTGAGCGGATGCGGAGTCAGCAACGATTTCGATGACCTGCGTCGCTATATGGACGAGGTTCGAGCCAAGCCCAAAGGAACCATAGAACCGCTGCCTGCATTCGTGCCTTATGAGGCGTTTACCTATAGTGCGGCGTCTCTGCGCCATCCTTTCCAGCCGCCGATGAAGATTGATCTGGCGCAGCGGCAAAAAGGCTCGAAGGACATTCAGCCGGACGAGACGCGCGTCAAGCAGTTTCTGGAAGGCTTCAATATCGAAAACTTCATCATGGTCGGCACGCTGACCAATGATGCTGGCAAATACGCCTTGATAAGGGGCGGCGAAGGGGTACACCGAGTCAAGGTCGGTGACTATCTGGGGCGCAACCATGGCCGTATCGTCGAGGTCAGCGAGGCCGAGGTGAATGTGCTTGAAATCGTTCCTGACGGAGAGGGCGGGTGGCTGGAACGCCCGCGTAGCCTGACCTTGAAAGAGCGCTCCTGA
- the pilQ gene encoding type IV pilus secretin PilQ: MNTSLSRLGLSLLAALISPALLAANLNTIDVASLPGDKVELKLGFDEPVAAPRGYTLDQPARIALDLPGVSNKLGARNRELGVGNARSVTVVEAQGRTRLIVNLTSLVPYSTRVDGNNLFVLLGEGGTPTPVAAPAPAQPVVGTAPVERVIAGKSISNVDFRRGEDGAGNVVITLSDPSVSPNIEEQGGKIRVSFAKTQLPEALRVRLDVQDFATPVKFVDSSSRADGATISIEPTGRYDYLAYQTDDKLTISVKPLTESEAEQRKAEHFAYSGEKLSLNFQDIDVRSVLQLIADFTDLNLVASDTVSGNITLRLQNVPWDQALDLVLKTKGLDKRQVGNVLLVAPAEEIAARERQELESQRQIAELAPLRREVVQVNYAKAADIARLFQSVTDREGASEDRGSIAVDDRTNNIIAYQTQERLDELRRIVAQLDIPVRQVMIEARIVEANVDYDKSLGVRWGGARSDGKWSIYGKDGAQTFDEDGRRYLPGTDTFGNYTSDDGVAPVPFVDMGVLNSTSGIGIGFITDNVILDLQLSAMEKTGNGEIVSQPKVMTADKETAKILKGSEIPYQEASSSGATSTSFKEAALSLEVTPQITPDNRIIMEVKVTKDAPDFGRVLNGVPPINKNEVNAKILVADGETVVIGGVFSNSQTKSVDKVPFLGDLPYLGRLFRRDSVQDAKSELLVFLTPKILNHQAIAVSR; encoded by the coding sequence ATGAATACCTCCCTCTCTCGTCTCGGTTTGTCCCTTCTGGCTGCGCTCATTTCGCCTGCGTTGCTGGCAGCGAATCTCAACACCATCGATGTGGCCTCCCTGCCGGGCGATAAGGTCGAGCTCAAGCTTGGGTTTGACGAGCCTGTGGCCGCTCCGCGTGGTTACACCCTCGATCAGCCAGCACGTATCGCGCTCGATCTGCCTGGTGTGTCGAACAAGCTTGGCGCCAGGAATCGCGAGCTGGGCGTTGGCAATGCGCGCAGCGTGACTGTTGTCGAGGCGCAGGGGCGTACCCGGCTGATCGTCAACCTCACTTCGCTGGTGCCCTATTCCACGCGTGTGGATGGCAATAACCTGTTCGTCCTGCTGGGTGAGGGTGGCACGCCCACTCCGGTGGCTGCGCCTGCGCCAGCACAGCCAGTGGTTGGTACTGCGCCGGTTGAGCGTGTGATTGCAGGCAAGTCCATCAGCAATGTCGATTTCCGGCGTGGAGAAGATGGCGCCGGTAATGTGGTCATCACTCTGTCGGATCCTTCGGTCAGCCCGAACATCGAAGAGCAGGGCGGCAAGATTCGTGTTTCCTTTGCCAAGACACAGCTGCCGGAGGCACTGCGTGTGCGTCTTGACGTGCAGGACTTCGCCACGCCGGTAAAATTTGTCGACTCGAGCAGTCGGGCTGATGGCGCAACCATTTCCATCGAGCCAACAGGCCGCTACGACTACCTTGCCTACCAGACCGACGACAAGCTCACCATCAGCGTCAAACCGCTGACCGAGTCCGAGGCCGAGCAGCGTAAGGCCGAGCACTTTGCCTATTCGGGTGAAAAGCTGTCATTGAATTTTCAGGATATCGATGTGCGCTCGGTGCTTCAGCTGATTGCCGACTTCACTGATCTCAACCTGGTAGCCAGTGACACAGTAAGCGGGAACATCACGCTGCGCCTGCAGAATGTGCCATGGGACCAGGCGCTGGATCTGGTGCTCAAGACCAAGGGTCTCGACAAGCGCCAGGTTGGTAACGTCTTGCTGGTCGCGCCGGCTGAAGAGATCGCTGCACGCGAACGGCAGGAGCTGGAATCACAGCGCCAGATCGCCGAACTGGCGCCGCTGCGCCGTGAGGTGGTTCAGGTCAACTATGCCAAAGCGGCCGACATTGCCCGCCTGTTCCAATCGGTAACCGACCGGGAAGGCGCCAGTGAGGACCGCGGCTCCATTGCCGTTGACGATCGCACCAACAACATCATTGCCTACCAGACCCAGGAGCGACTGGACGAGCTGCGCCGCATCGTGGCGCAACTGGATATCCCGGTCCGTCAGGTGATGATCGAGGCGCGTATCGTCGAAGCCAACGTGGACTACGACAAAAGCCTGGGTGTGCGTTGGGGCGGTGCAAGGTCGGATGGGAAGTGGAGCATCTACGGCAAGGATGGAGCCCAGACCTTTGATGAGGATGGCCGTCGTTACCTTCCGGGAACAGATACCTTCGGCAACTACACATCCGATGACGGTGTAGCGCCGGTGCCCTTTGTGGATATGGGCGTGCTCAACAGCACCTCGGGTATCGGTATCGGTTTCATCACTGACAACGTAATCCTGGACCTGCAACTGTCAGCCATGGAAAAAACCGGTAACGGCGAAATCGTTTCGCAGCCCAAGGTCATGACCGCTGATAAAGAGACGGCCAAAATTCTGAAAGGCTCGGAGATCCCCTATCAGGAAGCCAGCTCCAGCGGTGCAACCAGCACTTCGTTCAAAGAGGCGGCGCTGTCCCTGGAAGTGACCCCGCAGATCACACCTGACAACCGCATCATCATGGAAGTGAAGGTGACCAAGGATGCTCCTGACTTCGGCCGGGTGCTCAATGGTGTGCCGCCAATCAACAAGAATGAGGTCAACGCCAAGATTCTGGTTGCCGATGGTGAGACCGTTGTCATCGGCGGCGTCTTTTCGAACTCGCAGACCAAGAGCGTAGACAAGGTTCCTTTCCTAGGAGATCTGCCGTATCTTGGCCGCCTTTTCCGCCGAGACTCGGTGCAAGATGCGAAGTCGGAACTCCTGGTCTTCCTTACACCGAAAATCCTCAATCATCAGGCAATAGCAGTGAGTCGCTGA
- the aroK gene encoding shikimate kinase AroK, which yields MPNIILVGPMGAGKSTIGRLLAKELRLVFRDSDKEIEQRTGVSIPLIFDVEGEQGFREREHSVIVDLCRQPGIVLATGGGAVLRQDNRQALREGGQVIYLCTSVEQQLDRTSRDRNRPLLQTPNPRQVLTELMAVRDPLYREIADIIVETDERPPRMVVGGILEQLRSLAPRERPDESALS from the coding sequence GTGCCCAATATCATCCTCGTAGGCCCGATGGGAGCTGGTAAAAGCACCATCGGGCGTTTGCTCGCCAAAGAGCTGCGTCTGGTATTTCGTGACTCCGACAAGGAGATCGAACAGCGCACGGGCGTCAGTATTCCGCTGATATTCGATGTAGAGGGTGAGCAGGGCTTTCGCGAGCGAGAACACAGCGTCATTGTCGATCTGTGTCGGCAGCCGGGCATCGTACTGGCCACGGGCGGCGGTGCGGTGTTGCGGCAAGATAACCGCCAGGCGCTGCGTGAAGGTGGGCAGGTCATCTATCTTTGTACTTCGGTTGAGCAACAGCTCGACCGCACTTCACGAGACCGCAATCGCCCGTTATTGCAAACGCCCAATCCACGGCAGGTACTGACCGAGTTGATGGCAGTGCGAGACCCTTTATACAGGGAGATCGCCGATATCATCGTTGAGACTGACGAGCGCCCGCCGCGTATGGTTGTTGGCGGAATCCTCGAACAGCTCCGCTCGCTGGCGCCTCGTGAACGCCCTGACGAATCTGCGCTATCCTAA
- the aroB gene encoding 3-dehydroquinate synthase: MQILDVDLGERSYPILIGEQLLDRGELLAPHIRGKQVAIVTNETVAPLYLERLMQSLGGYSVTPVVLPDGEAWKNWETLQLIFDGLLSARHDRKTTIIALGGGVIGDMAGFAAASYQRGVDFIQIPTTLLSQVDSSVGGKTGINHPLGKNMIGAFYQPQLVLIDTSTLATLPARELSAGLAEVIKYGLICDEPFLGWLEDNIDRLRELDQVALTEAIRRSCAAKAAVVGADERESGVRATLNLGHTFGHAIETHQGYGVWLHGEAVAAGTVMALEMSRRLGWISAAERDRGVRLLARAGLPVVPPTDMTPEDFMQHMAVDKKVLDGQLRLVLLKQLGEAVVTGDFPREVLDATLRVDYDLLMQQSRA, translated from the coding sequence ATGCAGATTCTGGATGTTGATCTCGGCGAGCGCAGCTATCCTATTCTTATAGGCGAGCAGCTTCTCGACCGCGGTGAGTTGTTGGCTCCCCATATACGCGGCAAGCAGGTGGCCATTGTCACCAACGAAACTGTCGCTCCACTTTATCTTGAGCGCTTGATGCAGAGCCTGGGCGGTTATTCCGTCACGCCCGTGGTTCTGCCGGATGGCGAGGCCTGGAAAAACTGGGAAACCCTCCAGTTGATCTTCGATGGCCTGCTGTCTGCCAGGCATGACCGCAAGACCACGATCATCGCTCTGGGTGGCGGCGTCATCGGCGACATGGCCGGATTCGCGGCAGCCAGCTACCAGCGCGGTGTGGACTTCATTCAGATCCCGACGACGCTGCTGTCCCAGGTTGACTCTTCGGTAGGCGGCAAGACCGGTATCAATCATCCCCTGGGCAAGAACATGATTGGTGCCTTCTACCAGCCGCAACTGGTGCTGATCGATACGTCCACGCTGGCGACATTGCCGGCGCGTGAGCTGTCGGCGGGCCTGGCCGAAGTCATCAAGTACGGTCTGATTTGCGATGAGCCTTTCCTCGGCTGGCTTGAAGACAATATCGACAGGCTGCGGGAGCTGGACCAGGTCGCACTGACCGAGGCCATACGGCGCTCCTGTGCCGCCAAGGCGGCGGTAGTGGGTGCGGACGAACGTGAGTCGGGTGTTCGTGCCACGCTGAATCTCGGGCATACCTTCGGCCATGCCATCGAAACCCATCAGGGTTACGGCGTCTGGCTCCATGGCGAGGCGGTCGCGGCGGGCACCGTGATGGCGCTGGAAATGTCGCGACGGCTTGGCTGGATTTCCGCCGCGGAGCGAGACCGTGGTGTGCGTCTGCTGGCGCGCGCAGGATTGCCGGTGGTTCCGCCGACCGACATGACGCCTGAGGATTTCATGCAGCACATGGCGGTCGATAAGAAGGTCCTCGACGGTCAGCTGCGTCTGGTGTTGCTCAAGCAGCTGGGCGAGGCCGTGGTAACGGGCGACTTCCCCCGCGAGGTGCTGGACGCCACTTTGCGCGTCGACTATGACCTCCTGATGCAACAGTCGAGAGCCTGA